The Pseudomonas sp. FP2309 genome has a window encoding:
- the glnK gene encoding P-II family nitrogen regulator: MKLVTAIIKPFKLDDVRESLSEIGVQGITVTEVKGFGRQKGHTELYRGAEYVVDFLPKVKIDVAIDDKDLDRVIEAITKAANTGKIGDGKIFVVNLEQAIRIRTGETDTDAI; the protein is encoded by the coding sequence ATGAAGCTAGTCACTGCCATCATCAAGCCGTTCAAGTTGGACGATGTACGCGAGTCATTGTCCGAAATCGGCGTGCAGGGCATTACCGTTACTGAGGTCAAAGGCTTCGGTCGGCAGAAGGGTCACACCGAGCTGTATCGCGGCGCGGAATACGTAGTCGATTTCCTGCCGAAGGTGAAGATTGATGTCGCCATTGACGACAAGGATCTTGACCGGGTTATCGAGGCGATAACCAAGGCCGCCAACACCGGCAAGATCGGTGACGGCAAGATCTTCGTGGTCAATCTGGAACAGGCTATTCGCATCCGTACCGGCGAAACCGATACCGACGCAATCTAA
- a CDS encoding accessory factor UbiK family protein: MLAPKDLLDALSGHASRLFSGDTPLPRNEIESQFKALLQSGFSKLDLVSREEFDSQMVVLARTRARLESLEAKVAELEAKLTPSAE; encoded by the coding sequence ATGCTTGCGCCTAAAGACCTCCTCGACGCCCTGAGCGGCCACGCCTCTCGCCTGTTCAGCGGCGACACTCCGCTGCCCCGCAATGAAATCGAAAGCCAGTTCAAGGCCCTGCTGCAAAGCGGCTTCAGCAAGCTCGACCTGGTGAGCCGGGAAGAATTCGACAGTCAGATGGTCGTGCTCGCCCGCACGCGCGCGCGACTGGAGAGCCTGGAGGCTAAAGTGGCTGAACTGGAAGCCAAGCTGACACCATCGGCTGAATAA
- a CDS encoding YifB family Mg chelatase-like AAA ATPase — MSLAIVHSRAQVGVEAPAVTVEVHMANGLPSLTLVGLPETAVKESKDRVRSAILNSALQYPARRITLNLAPADLPKDGGRFDLAIALGILAASVQVPTVMLDDVECLGELALSGAVRAVKGVLPAALAARKAGRTVIVPRANAEEACLASGLKVIAVDHLLQVVAHLNGQAPIEPYKSDGLQYLNKPYPDLSEVQGQLSAKRALLIAAAGAHNLLLSGPPGTGKTLLASRLPGLLPPLSEQEALEVAAIQSVVSLAPLSHWPHRPFRQPHHSASGPALVGGGSKPQPGEITLAHHGVLFLDELPEFDRKVLEVLREPLESGHIVISRARDRVSFPARFQLVAAMNPCPCGYMGEPSGRCRCTPEQIQRYRNKLSGPLLDRIDLHLTVARETTALNPAPQAGDTTATASAHVAQARERQQQRQGCANAFLDLPGLREHCRLAKDDEGWLESACERLTLSLRAAHRLLKVARTLADLDQADAITRDHLKEALQYRPAAIT; from the coding sequence ATGTCCCTCGCCATTGTCCACAGTCGCGCCCAAGTCGGCGTCGAAGCCCCTGCCGTCACCGTCGAAGTGCATATGGCCAATGGTTTGCCGTCCCTCACGCTGGTGGGCCTGCCCGAAACCGCCGTGAAAGAAAGCAAGGACCGCGTGCGCAGTGCGATTCTCAACTCCGCTCTGCAATACCCCGCACGCCGTATCACCCTCAACCTCGCGCCCGCCGACCTGCCGAAGGACGGCGGGCGTTTTGATCTGGCGATTGCCTTGGGGATCCTCGCCGCCAGCGTGCAGGTGCCGACCGTGATGCTCGATGACGTGGAATGCCTGGGTGAGTTGGCGCTATCCGGCGCAGTACGCGCGGTCAAAGGCGTGTTGCCGGCTGCACTGGCCGCGCGCAAGGCCGGGCGCACCGTGATAGTGCCGCGGGCGAATGCCGAAGAAGCGTGCCTGGCGTCCGGGCTGAAAGTGATTGCAGTGGACCACTTGCTGCAAGTGGTGGCGCACCTGAATGGGCAGGCGCCAATCGAGCCCTACAAATCCGATGGGTTGCAGTACCTGAACAAGCCCTATCCAGATTTAAGTGAGGTGCAGGGCCAACTGTCAGCCAAGCGTGCGTTGCTGATCGCAGCAGCCGGGGCACACAACCTGTTGCTCAGCGGGCCGCCAGGTACCGGCAAGACCCTGCTCGCCAGCCGACTGCCCGGCTTGCTGCCGCCATTGAGCGAACAAGAGGCATTGGAAGTGGCGGCGATCCAGTCCGTGGTCAGCCTGGCGCCGTTGAGCCATTGGCCGCACCGACCCTTTCGCCAGCCGCACCATTCGGCCTCAGGCCCGGCATTGGTGGGTGGCGGCTCAAAACCGCAACCTGGGGAAATTACCCTGGCCCATCACGGTGTGCTGTTTCTGGACGAGTTACCGGAGTTTGATCGCAAAGTGCTGGAGGTACTACGTGAGCCGCTGGAGTCGGGGCATATCGTGATTTCCCGCGCCCGCGACCGCGTCAGTTTCCCTGCGCGCTTTCAACTGGTCGCCGCGATGAACCCGTGCCCCTGTGGCTACATGGGAGAGCCCAGTGGGCGTTGTCGCTGCACACCGGAGCAGATCCAGCGCTACCGCAACAAGCTGTCCGGACCGTTGCTCGACCGCATCGACCTTCATCTCACCGTGGCACGTGAAACCACCGCTCTGAACCCTGCCCCGCAGGCCGGCGACACTACGGCTACGGCCTCTGCTCACGTGGCGCAAGCTCGGGAACGCCAGCAACAACGCCAGGGTTGCGCCAACGCCTTCCTTGACCTGCCGGGACTGCGCGAGCACTGCCGGTTGGCGAAAGACGATGAAGGCTGGCTGGAAAGCGCCTGCGAGCGGCTCACGTTGTCGCTACGCGCAGCACACCGATTGCTCAAGGTGGCGCGCACCCTGGCGGACTTGGATCAGGCGGATGCCATCACCCGCGATCATCTCAAAGAGGCCCTGCAATACCGTCCGGCAGCGATCACTTAG
- a CDS encoding methyl-accepting chemotaxis protein, producing MSQPRARIASQLGIALAVILAVAIGGSTVFALRSLDSANLDTREEHLASEARLLADQLNTFHSTLRESTQRLTGLFEKRFSAGLTVKADQPVAVAGVQTPSLLLGGEVLNNNFTEVDEFKQMSGGVATVFVRSGDDFIRVSTSLTKQDGSRAIGTVLDRQGPAYQRVLGGQAYIGRAVLFDRSYMTQYSPVRDPSGKVIAVLFIGFDYTDAQAAQFENLKRFRIGQTGSLALLDEQKRWLVPPAGVQALDQAVPVMLDLAKTPGKGHFWSDRNEDFYSVSVPFEGGPWAVVASMPKAEIRAVTWAVGIRLVIGSVLAMLLAVGATVWLLRSKLQPLSDLVRQAEALGAGDLSARLNVSSHDEIGQLARSFNQMGEALSTMVSHIRKAAEEVNSRAQALSGLSGGAYDGMEQQSGEITSMAGAVEEFSATSLNIADNMGNTERLAQENAQQTRIGRNSMQEASTSLEHIATALNSTATVINTLGQRSQEIGGIVGVITSIAEQTNLLALNAAIEAARAGEQGRGFAVVADEVRNLASRTREATDEISGMIQSIQKETGNAISTMEHGNVLMQEGLSRNADVASALARIDEQSRSAGQQFAAITTATQEQSSTATLLSSNLQSIALANSEQREVVSNLAITAKELETLAAGLRQEVDRFR from the coding sequence ATGTCTCAACCTCGCGCGCGGATTGCCTCCCAGTTAGGCATCGCATTAGCTGTGATTTTGGCTGTCGCCATCGGCGGCAGTACTGTTTTCGCCTTGCGTTCCCTCGACTCCGCCAACCTCGATACCCGCGAGGAGCACCTGGCCAGCGAAGCGCGTTTGCTCGCCGACCAACTCAATACCTTCCACAGCACGTTACGCGAGAGCACCCAGCGCCTGACGGGGTTGTTCGAGAAACGCTTCAGCGCCGGGTTGACGGTGAAGGCCGATCAACCGGTCGCGGTGGCCGGGGTTCAGACACCGAGCCTGTTGCTGGGCGGCGAAGTGCTCAACAACAACTTCACCGAAGTGGATGAGTTCAAGCAGATGTCCGGCGGCGTGGCCACCGTGTTTGTGCGCAGCGGTGACGACTTTATCCGTGTCAGCACCTCCCTGACCAAGCAGGACGGCAGCCGTGCGATCGGCACTGTGCTTGATCGCCAGGGTCCGGCCTACCAGCGAGTGCTAGGTGGCCAGGCCTATATCGGACGTGCGGTGTTGTTCGACCGTTCCTACATGACCCAATACAGCCCTGTACGCGACCCCAGTGGCAAAGTGATCGCTGTGTTGTTCATCGGGTTTGACTACACCGACGCGCAGGCCGCCCAGTTCGAAAACCTCAAGCGCTTCCGCATCGGCCAGACCGGTTCCCTGGCGTTGCTCGATGAGCAGAAGCGCTGGCTGGTGCCCCCGGCGGGCGTGCAGGCTCTGGATCAGGCGGTTCCGGTGATGCTGGACCTGGCCAAGACCCCAGGCAAAGGTCACTTCTGGAGCGACAGGAACGAAGATTTCTACAGCGTGTCGGTGCCCTTCGAAGGTGGCCCATGGGCCGTGGTCGCGAGCATGCCGAAAGCGGAAATCCGTGCGGTGACCTGGGCCGTCGGCATTCGTCTGGTGATCGGCAGCGTGCTGGCGATGTTACTGGCGGTGGGCGCCACGGTCTGGCTGTTGCGCAGCAAACTGCAACCGTTGAGTGATCTGGTGCGTCAGGCCGAAGCCTTGGGTGCTGGCGACTTGAGCGCACGGCTTAACGTGTCCAGCCATGACGAAATTGGCCAACTGGCGCGCAGTTTCAACCAGATGGGTGAAGCGCTGTCGACCATGGTTTCCCATATCCGCAAGGCGGCCGAAGAGGTCAATAGCCGTGCTCAGGCCTTGTCGGGTTTGTCGGGCGGCGCTTATGACGGCATGGAGCAGCAGTCCGGCGAAATCACCAGCATGGCCGGCGCGGTGGAAGAATTCAGCGCCACCTCGCTGAACATCGCCGACAACATGGGCAACACTGAGCGTCTCGCCCAGGAAAATGCCCAACAAACCCGCATCGGCCGAAACTCGATGCAAGAGGCTTCCACCTCCTTGGAGCATATCGCTACCGCCCTGAACAGCACGGCCACGGTGATTAATACCTTGGGTCAGCGTTCTCAGGAAATCGGCGGGATCGTGGGTGTGATCACCTCCATCGCCGAGCAGACCAACCTGCTGGCGCTCAACGCTGCCATTGAAGCCGCGCGGGCTGGTGAACAGGGCCGCGGTTTTGCGGTGGTGGCTGACGAAGTGCGTAACCTGGCGTCGCGGACCCGCGAAGCCACCGATGAAATTTCCGGGATGATCCAAAGCATCCAGAAAGAAACCGGCAACGCCATCAGCACCATGGAACACGGCAATGTGTTGATGCAGGAAGGCCTGTCGCGCAATGCCGATGTGGCCTCGGCACTGGCGCGTATCGATGAGCAAAGCCGCTCGGCGGGTCAGCAGTTCGCGGCGATTACCACGGCGACGCAGGAACAGAGCAGCACCGCGACCTTGCTCAGCAGCAACTTGCAAAGCATCGCGCTGGCCAACAGTGAGCAGCGTGAAGTGGTATCGAACCTGGCGATTACTGCCAAAGAGTTGGAGACCCTGGCGGCGGGCCTGCGTCAAGAAGTGGATCGCTTCCGCTGA
- a CDS encoding LysR substrate-binding domain-containing protein: MSRRLPPLYALRAFEAASRHNSFTRAAEELSITQSAVSRHIRTLEEHFACRLFQRSGRNRQLTEAARLLLPGVREGFAALERACHTLNAEDDILRMKAPSTLTMRWLLARLSRFRALQPGNEVQLTSAWMNVDEVDFNQEPFDCAVLLSYGHFPADWEASYLFPEFLIPVGAPNLLKDGPWDVNRLAGTELLHPTPDRRDWRNWLERMGLSSHVSLKGGQVFDTLELGMIAAARGYGVSMGDLLMVAEDVAQGRLSLPWPTAVASGESYYLVWPKTRPGGERLRRLADFLQGEVQAMALPAVERLD, translated from the coding sequence ATGTCTCGTCGTCTCCCTCCTCTTTACGCCTTGCGTGCTTTTGAAGCGGCCTCCCGGCATAACTCCTTTACCCGTGCCGCCGAAGAACTGTCGATTACCCAAAGTGCGGTGAGCCGGCATATCCGCACGCTGGAAGAGCATTTCGCCTGCCGTCTGTTCCAGCGCAGCGGCCGCAATCGGCAGCTCACCGAAGCGGCGCGCCTGCTGTTGCCTGGAGTGCGTGAGGGGTTCGCGGCGCTGGAGCGGGCCTGCCATACCCTGAACGCCGAAGATGACATCCTGCGCATGAAGGCGCCGTCGACCCTGACCATGCGGTGGCTGTTGGCGCGGCTCAGTCGCTTCCGGGCATTACAGCCGGGCAATGAGGTGCAACTCACCAGCGCCTGGATGAACGTGGACGAAGTGGACTTCAACCAGGAGCCTTTCGATTGCGCGGTGTTATTGAGCTACGGGCACTTTCCGGCAGATTGGGAAGCCAGTTACCTGTTCCCCGAGTTCCTGATCCCCGTCGGCGCGCCGAACCTGCTCAAGGACGGCCCTTGGGACGTCAACCGCCTGGCGGGCACCGAGTTGCTGCATCCCACGCCAGACCGTCGCGACTGGCGCAATTGGCTGGAGCGCATGGGGTTGTCGTCCCACGTTTCGCTCAAGGGCGGCCAAGTGTTCGATACGCTGGAGCTGGGCATGATCGCGGCGGCACGGGGTTACGGGGTGTCCATGGGCGACCTGCTGATGGTGGCCGAAGATGTGGCACAAGGGCGTTTGAGCCTGCCATGGCCAACGGCGGTGGCGAGTGGGGAAAGTTACTATCTGGTATGGCCCAAGACCCGCCCCGGCGGTGAGCGTTTGCGGCGTCTGGCGGATTTTCTCCAGGGCGAAGTGCAGGCCATGGCTTTGCCTGCGGTCGAACGTCTCGATTGA